A stretch of Synechococcus sp. WH 8020 DNA encodes these proteins:
- the ureE gene encoding urease accessory protein UreE, which translates to MDVGLTVLDHRLLSEEPWPNGSLAVMELPLSADQRTVLRGRRRTACGRDVLLQLPRERALMPGDRLTDAHEQVHVLVTAALEELLRVEAATPLALLEAAYHLGNRHVALELHEDELLLLNDSVLETMLKGRGLKLTRCCRSFMPEGGAYIAHQHA; encoded by the coding sequence TTGGATGTTGGCTTGACCGTGTTGGACCATCGCCTCTTGTCTGAAGAGCCGTGGCCGAACGGCTCCCTCGCTGTGATGGAGTTGCCGTTGAGCGCGGATCAGCGCACGGTGCTGCGTGGACGTCGTCGAACTGCTTGTGGTCGAGACGTGTTGTTGCAGCTGCCGCGCGAGCGAGCCTTGATGCCTGGTGATCGCCTCACCGATGCGCATGAGCAGGTGCATGTTTTGGTAACCGCTGCTCTTGAGGAGTTGTTGCGGGTGGAAGCAGCAACGCCGCTGGCATTGCTGGAGGCTGCCTATCACCTAGGGAATCGCCATGTGGCACTTGAGTTGCATGAGGATGAGCTGTTGTTACTGAATGACTCCGTACTCGAAACCATGCTTAAGGGTCGTGGATTGAAGCTGACACGGTGTTGTCGTTCATTCATGCCGGAAGGCGGTGCTTATATCGCCCATCAGCACGCATGA
- the ureG gene encoding urease accessory protein UreG, with product MSSKLRLGVAGPVGSGKTALVEALCRRLRDRLQLAVVTNDIYTQEDAQFLTRSGALEPERIRGVETGGCPHTAIREDCSINRAAVSELEHQFPGLDLVMVESGGDNLAASFSPELVDLCIYVIDVAAGDKIPRKGGPGITRSDLLVINKIDLASFVGADLGVMEQDTLRMRRNRPWCFTNLRTEEGLDRVEEFVLQQIPN from the coding sequence ATGAGCAGCAAACTCAGGCTTGGAGTCGCCGGTCCGGTGGGCTCAGGCAAGACAGCGCTCGTGGAAGCGCTTTGCAGGAGATTGCGCGATCGCCTGCAATTAGCAGTTGTGACCAATGACATCTACACGCAAGAGGATGCTCAATTCCTCACGCGCTCAGGTGCATTGGAGCCTGAGCGTATCCGTGGGGTTGAAACCGGGGGGTGCCCTCATACGGCGATACGAGAAGACTGCTCCATCAATCGAGCTGCTGTGAGTGAACTGGAGCATCAATTTCCTGGACTTGATCTGGTGATGGTTGAAAGCGGTGGAGACAATCTTGCGGCCAGTTTTAGTCCTGAACTTGTCGATCTTTGTATCTACGTGATTGATGTAGCGGCTGGAGACAAGATTCCTCGTAAAGGTGGACCTGGAATTACACGGTCTGATTTATTAGTCATTAACAAGATCGATCTGGCCTCTTTCGTTGGTGCTGACCTCGGAGTCATGGAACAGGACACATTAAGGATGCGGAGGAATCGACCCTGGTGCTTTACCAATCTTCGTACTGAAGAAGGACTTGATCGCGTGGAAGAATTTGTGTTGCAACAGATACCAAATTGA
- a CDS encoding urease accessory protein UreF: protein MTSLALLQLVSPALPVGAFSYSEGLEVLIQDGSLINEFDLQQWIEAELQRGALRLEAAALTPLRVQLQSWEEKRLEMPSDLISLDGWLLALRESAEMRAQQGQMGGSLLKLMADLGHPLPQPLVLAWPAAWAWAALSWKISELEMVEGYLYGWVANQLSAAVRLVPLGPTTAQRIQQRLLPMIRDQASVLKDQDPHTLWCGGVGAGLAQLAHAELYSRLFRS from the coding sequence ATGACATCGCTTGCGTTATTGCAGTTGGTAAGCCCTGCTTTGCCTGTTGGTGCTTTTAGTTATTCCGAAGGTCTTGAAGTCTTGATCCAGGATGGTTCTTTGATCAACGAATTCGATCTCCAACAGTGGATTGAAGCTGAGCTTCAGAGGGGTGCATTGAGGTTGGAGGCTGCGGCGCTAACCCCGTTGCGTGTTCAGCTTCAAAGCTGGGAGGAAAAAAGGTTAGAAATGCCCAGTGACTTGATCAGTCTCGATGGGTGGTTGCTGGCTTTGAGGGAGTCGGCTGAGATGCGTGCTCAGCAAGGACAGATGGGTGGTTCTTTGCTGAAGTTGATGGCTGATCTTGGACATCCATTGCCTCAGCCATTGGTTTTGGCGTGGCCTGCGGCCTGGGCTTGGGCTGCCCTGTCGTGGAAGATTTCTGAGCTGGAGATGGTTGAGGGTTATCTCTATGGCTGGGTTGCAAATCAGCTCAGTGCGGCGGTCCGCTTGGTGCCGCTGGGTCCCACCACGGCTCAACGGATTCAGCAGCGACTGTTGCCGATGATTCGTGATCAGGCGAGTGTTTTAAAGGATCAAGATCCGCACACGCTTTGGTGTGGTGGTGTTGGTGCAGGGCTCGCCCAGTTGGCTCATGCTGAGTTGTATTCACGTTTGTTCCGGAGCTGA